A region of Candidatus Terasakiella magnetica DNA encodes the following proteins:
- a CDS encoding NADH-quinone oxidoreductase subunit M, which translates to MSNIPLLSVITFLPLVGVAMILLLVRGDVKDDSKSAKQIALLTSVATFIISLGVWTGFDLTTADFQFVEKAEWLPGVGVNYHMGIDGISMLFVLLSTLLTPICILSAWDAVTKRAKEYMISFLILETMMIGMFCALDMMLFYIFFEGVLIPMFIIIGVWGGQNRIYAAFKLFLYTLLGSVLMLVAMLAMYWDANSFDIPTLMAHQFPAQMQTWIWLAFFASFAVKVPMWPVHTWLPDAHVQAPTAGSVILAGVLLKMGGYGFLRFSIPMMPLASADFTPLIYTLSIIAVIYTSLVALVQDDMKKLIAYSSIAHMGFVTIGAFTGTIQGIEGSIFTMLSHGVVSAALFLIVGVIYDRIHTREIAAYGGLVDRMPKYALIFMLFMMASVGLPGTSGFVGEILVLVGVFQVDQWVAALAATGAILGAAYSLYLYRRIVFGSLTKENLKSILDMNRREVLVFAPLIVLTLFAGVYPQPFLDVMHASVENLVNNYHAALDAAGAQVAAQ; encoded by the coding sequence ATTCCTCTTCTCAGTGTTATCACTTTTCTGCCTCTCGTAGGTGTTGCTATGATCCTGCTTCTGGTTCGTGGTGACGTAAAAGATGATAGCAAAAGCGCAAAACAAATTGCGCTACTGACATCTGTCGCAACTTTCATCATCTCTTTAGGTGTATGGACGGGCTTTGATTTAACAACGGCTGATTTCCAGTTTGTTGAAAAAGCCGAATGGTTGCCGGGTGTTGGTGTTAATTATCACATGGGTATCGATGGTATCTCCATGCTGTTCGTACTGCTCTCTACATTGCTGACACCGATTTGTATCTTGTCAGCATGGGATGCGGTTACGAAACGCGCCAAAGAATATATGATCTCCTTCCTCATTCTTGAGACAATGATGATCGGTATGTTCTGTGCCTTGGATATGATGCTGTTCTACATCTTCTTTGAAGGTGTTTTGATCCCGATGTTCATCATTATCGGTGTATGGGGCGGTCAAAACCGTATTTATGCGGCGTTTAAGCTGTTCCTTTACACATTGCTTGGTTCTGTACTGATGTTGGTTGCGATGTTGGCTATGTATTGGGATGCGAATTCGTTCGATATTCCAACATTGATGGCACATCAATTCCCGGCACAAATGCAAACATGGATCTGGCTGGCCTTCTTTGCGTCTTTCGCTGTGAAAGTCCCCATGTGGCCCGTCCATACCTGGTTACCTGATGCCCACGTACAGGCACCGACTGCGGGTTCAGTTATTCTTGCCGGTGTGCTTTTGAAAATGGGTGGATACGGTTTCCTTCGTTTCTCCATTCCGATGATGCCGCTTGCAAGTGCAGACTTCACACCGCTAATCTATACGTTGTCCATCATTGCTGTGATCTACACCTCGCTGGTTGCCCTTGTGCAAGATGATATGAAAAAGCTTATTGCTTATTCCTCTATCGCGCATATGGGTTTTGTGACCATCGGTGCATTCACAGGCACGATCCAAGGTATTGAAGGCTCGATCTTCACTATGTTGTCACACGGTGTTGTTTCTGCCGCGCTCTTCTTGATCGTTGGTGTGATCTATGACCGTATTCATACACGTGAAATCGCCGCTTACGGTGGCTTGGTTGATCGCATGCCTAAATATGCGTTGATCTTCATGCTGTTTATGATGGCCTCTGTCGGTCTGCCGGGTACATCTGGTTTCGTTGGTGAAATTCTTGTTCTTGTTGGTGTTTTCCAAGTTGACCAATGGGTTGCTGCTTTGGCTGCAACGGGTGCGATCTTGGGTGCGGCTTACTCGCTGTATCTCTATCGTCGTATCGTCTTTGGTTCATTAACAAAAGAAAACCTCAAATCGATCCTCGATATGAACCGTCGCGAAGTATTGGTTTTCGCACCGCTGATCGTTCTGACACTGTTTGCTGGTGTATACCCGCAGCCGTTTCTTGACGTGATGCATGCCTCTGTCGAAAACCTCGTCAACAACTACCATGCTGCTTTGGACGCCGCCGGCGCCCAAGTAGCTGCACAATAG